Proteins from a single region of Juglans microcarpa x Juglans regia isolate MS1-56 chromosome 5S, Jm3101_v1.0, whole genome shotgun sequence:
- the LOC121267791 gene encoding dof zinc finger protein DOF1.5-like — protein MANVQGGQEVPGIKLFGTTITLQNRQVKEEQKGLDQTMEKRPDKIIPCPRCKSMETKFCYFNNYNVNQPRHFCRGCQRYWTAGGALRNVPIGAGRRKIKPPSGELGGFSEGSLYDAAGVLHKFDLDEVLEEWHVVAAEGGFGHFFPVKRRRSCSDG, from the coding sequence ATGGCTAACGTCCAAGGAGGCCAAGAAGTGCCCGGAATCAAGCTTTTTGGGACGACAATTACGTTGCAGAATAGACAAGTAAAGGAGGAACAGAAAGGACTAGATCAAACGATGGAGAAGAGGCCAGATAAGATCATACCATGCCCAAGATGTAAGAGCATGGAGACCAAGTTTTGTTACTTCAACAACTACAACGTTAATCAGCCCAGACACTTCTGTAGAGGATGCCAGAGGTACTGGACTGCCGGTGGGGCCCTCCGAAACGTGCCGATAGGGGCCGGCAGGCGGAAGATCAAGCCACCGTCCGGCGAGCTAGGCGGGTTCTCTGAGGGTTCCTTGTATGATGCTGCTGGGGTACTGCACAAGTTTGACCTGGATGAGGTGCTGGAGGAGTGGCATGTCGTGGCGGCAGAGGGCGGTTTCGGGCATTTTTTCCCTGTTAAGCGGCGGAGGAGTTGCTCAGATGGTTAA